A genomic stretch from Psilocybe cubensis strain MGC-MH-2018 chromosome 1, whole genome shotgun sequence includes:
- a CDS encoding Putative HVA22-like protein g yields the protein MFVSALSRLLSAWFAFLLPCYATYKALARRPFSESDLQKWSMYWTVMGAFVAFEYLGEWLAALLLGIKDPFLAFPLFAANSSIYVISLLSLPVFTVFFSSQGSTYIYNAYLEPFFSRNQADLDAGIVRIQSNILTFVQEKLSALWTLATRGRPQSQAQSPSASPNPQLSWLFSPDTWRAALNVLQPAGSGTASRGVQPIHSGAASSSTSLNSEESSQKNPPFPVPQHYE from the exons ATGTTTGTCTCTGCCCTTTCGCGTCTCCTCAG TGCCTGGTTCGCCTTTCTTCTGCCCTGCTATGCCACCTACAAGGCACTCGCACGCCGTCCATTCTCCGAGTCTGACCTCCAGAAATGGTCTATGTACTGGACCGTGATGGGCGCATTCGTCGcctttgaatatcttggagaGTGGTTG GCTGCCCTTCTATTGGGAATTAAAGACCCTTTTCTTGCTTTTCCTCTCTTTGCCGCAAACTCAAGTATATATgtcatttctcttctctcACTGCCGGTCTTTACCGTCTTCTTTTCATCACAGGGCTCAACGTACATCTACAACGCCTACCTGGAGCCTTTTTTCTCACGCAATCAGGCTGATTTGGATGCCGGAATTGTCAGAATTCAGAGCAATATTCTGACATTCGTACAGGAGAAGTTGTCAGCGCTGTGGACTTTGGCTACGCGCGGACGTCCTCAGTCTCAGGCACAATCACCTTCGGCGTCCCCGAATCCCCAGTTGTCGTGGCTTTTTTCGCCCGATACTTGGCGTGCTGCTCTCAATGTCTTGCAACCAGCGGGTTCCGGCACCGCCTCTCGCGGTGTTCAACCCATTCACAGTGGTGCCGCATCTTCCAGTACATCCCTAAATTCAGAAGAATCGTCCCAAAAGAATCCTCCGTTCCCGGTGCCTCAACATTATGAGTAG
- a CDS encoding Exocyst complex component 1, whose translation MSNGNSRTKNPSPAPSTRSRNIPTRTENNSNASENNALRRDPNARISYFDPSNQATLDRLILSADAPIEGDGEEENAQATLANVEEMIEGYEWTSDDIIGRKVTRGAVDLIEARLLDELMALEKANIHSFLESDDRVAVVMKYMEDAIAELDAMDGLISTYKIHLNAVGDDISYIQSQNRGLQVQTQNQRALLAELQNLLRTVHVDQEALATLTQESLEKSHSITRLEEAAVQLYKALQAGRDTEMAATMERLQEYRTYNSQFCKRMFDFLSIMFIAQSKLLLGDTSGLARGSQSRPTVLPHRDLESYLGRYSGLMIYLREMDENIYSKLCATYFSAASDLHGTQIKALLSAHLDLVKKAAEDETDQAFGIASIPPASKATTGMRRAGTLIRSPMESRQKDREKQSDGHLRASEVFGLFLEQVAMLIYQENDFITDFLQISDSGFTFADYMGLDNYFRRQAARSAGLSATTLKLIRGALDLIFGFLPAELKSWLDAALAKDSMEIVGILAFLERFLIEAEEKGNPFILNLLEKQHSRLKIIFDRHVTEQLKGVERTKLSSKKRKGVANFLKHFSAYASRIENQLVGANNLEIRTNVDSAYEKIVQSMFDSLKQIAKLEGEGEDKGQLNYHVILIENMHYFINEMSQLDVPSMTTFIRRAEGIYDENLSAYIKTVFRRPFGKLMDFFDAFDRAAKDTNPTELTANSNFNKATLRKIIKDYNSKDIKKHVDVLSKRVEKHFTDMDKSADEGGAVPSKVLIGVWNSCEMEFVRLTEAWSSRISQWYGDSGLALEYTVAEAEAAFRRQKFGP comes from the exons ATGAGCAACGGTAATAGTCGGACAAAGAATCCATCTCCTGCACCTTCTACTCGATCTCGCAATATTCCAACGCGGACAGAAAATAATTCAAACGCTTCAGAAAACAATGCATTGAGGAGGGACCCAAACGCGCGCATCTCGTACTTTGACCCATCCAACCAGGCTACTCTGGACAGATTGATTTTGAGTGCCGATGCACCAATCGAAGGCGACGGTGAAGAGGAAAATGCTCAAGCGACACTTGCCAATGTTGAAGAGATGATCGAGGGCTACGAATGGACCAGTGATGATATCATTGGCAGGAAAGTTACTAGAGGTGCTGTGGATTTGATTGAAGCGCGACTGTTGGACGAATTAATGGCCCTTGAGAAG GCGaatattcattcatttttgGAGTCTGACGACCGCGTTGCTGTGGTCATGAAGTACATGGAAGATGCCATCGCCGAGTTAGACGCCATGGATGGCCTTATATCAACATACAAGATCCATCTTAAT GCTGTTGGGGACGATATCTCGTACATACAATCCCAAAATCGTGGACTTCAAGTACAAACACAGAATCAACGGGCGTTGCTGGCAGAGTTACAGAACTTATTG CGCACCGTCCATGTTGACCAAGAGGCTTTAGCCACTTTGACCCAAGAATCTCTTGAAAAGTCGCACAGCATAACACGTTTAGAGGAAGCTGCCGTTCAGTTATACAAGGCTTTACAAGCAGGACGTGATACAG AAATGGCTGCAACAATGGAAAGATTGCAAGAATACAGAACCTACAATTCCCAGTTTTGCAAAAGGATGTTCGACTTTTTGTCTATCATGTTTATTGCTCAG TCTAAGTTACTACTCGGTGACACTTCAGGCCTTGCACGCGGCTCTCAATCAAGGCCCACCGTACTTCCTCATCGCGACCTTGAGTCTTATCTAGGAAGGTATTCAGGGTTAATGATTTACCTCAGGGAAATGGACGAGAATATATACAGCAAATTATGCGCG ACTTATTTCTCGGCAGCTAGCGACCTGCATGGCACTCAGATCAAGGCATTGCTCTCCGCTCATCTCGACCTTGTCAAAAAAGCAGCTGAAGACGAAACTGACCAAG CATTTGGCATCGCATCTATACCCCCTGCCTCGAAAGCAACAACAGGAATGCGCCGTGCTGGAACATTGATACGTTCTCCAATGGAGAGTCGCCAGAAAGATCGAGAAAAGCAAAGCGATGGGCATTTGCGCGCATCAGAG GTTTTCGGCCTATTTCTTGAACAAGTCGCTATGTTGATTTACCAAGAAAACGACTTCATTACCGATTTCTTGCAAATTAGTGACTCGGGCTTCACGTTTGCTGATTACATGGGGCTGGACAATTATTTCCGCAGACAAGCGGCGCGGTCAGCTGGACTAAGCGCGACTACTCTAAAGCTTATTCGCGGGGCACTGGATCTTATCTTCGGATTCCTCCCTGCCGAATTAAAATCATGGCTGGACGCCGCGCTTGCCAAGGACAGCAT GGAGATTGTGGGGATCCTCGCTTTTCTTGAACGCTTCCTCATAGAGgctgaagaaaaaggaaaccCCTTTATTCTGAACCTTTTGGAGAAGCAGCATTCCAGGCTGAAAATTATCTTTGACCGTCATGTT ACTGAACAATTAAAAGGCGTAGAAAGAACTAAACTCTCCagcaagaagagaaagggtGTTGCCAACTTCCTCAAACACTTTTCTGCATATGCATCCAGAATCGAAAACCAGCTTGTCGGAGCAAACAACTTGGAAATCCGCACTAACGTGGATTCGGCTTATGAAAAAATTGTTCAGTCCATGTTCGATTCTTTGAAACAAATTGCTAAActggaaggagaaggagaagacaAAGGCCAACTAAACTACCATGTTATTTTGATTG AAAATATGCACTACTTCATCAACGAAATGTCGCAGTTGGATGTTCCATCTATGACAACGTTCATTCGACGAGCAGAGGGTATATACGATGAAAACCTTTCCGCGTACATCAAAACAGTGTTCCGGCGGCCATTCGGCAAGTTAATG GACTTTTTCGACGCGTTTGACCGAGCAGCAAAAGACACTAACCCCACAGAGCTAACTGCCAACAGCAATTTCAACAAGGCGACACTTCGAAAAATCATCAAGGACTACAACTCAAAGGATATCAAGAAACACGTTGACGTTTTGTCGAAGAGAGTGGAGAAACATTTCACAGACATGGACAAATCAGCGGATGAAGGTGGGGCGGTCCCCTCAAAAGTCTTGATAGGTGTTTGGAACTCGTGCGAGATGGAATTTGTGAGACTCACAGAAGCTTGGAGTTCACGAATATCGCAGTGGTATGGAGACAGCGGTTTGGCATTGGAGTATACCGTCGCCGAAGCTGAAGCTGCATTTCGAAGACAAAAGTTTGGCCCATAA
- a CDS encoding Exocyst complex component SEC3 — protein MADQRQRIIASVFSRRNAAGNLEETYVSHVKIWEDAASEGGAQKPRYILLSQASNGSGFLHKSKLNTNGSFSVGKTWRLAELRAIQVLSPFVFNITLSRTYKWRTESREDQANFLDALVRLFRTITNGQVPLQLEGVQDFDVSSASLPSVSRNPRIDDRTPSPSNSSRIPRTQPSRNVIQTDSVDLRVPSPIQQSLPPNGKAIPRSASPASSLREHRPPSIVVPPPTAPLSTQRSRIPSNATTVSSNQLPSNQDQSSSR, from the exons ATGGCCGATCAGCGTCAGAGAATTATCGCTTCCGTTTTCTCCAGGCGCAACGCTGCTGGAAATCTCGAGGAGACCTATgtttctcatgtcaagataTGGGAAGATGCTGCAAGTGAGGGCGGTGCCCAGAAGCCCCGATATATTCTTCTCTCTC AGGCCAGCAATGGATCAGGTTTTTTGCATAAATCCAAGCTGAATACCAATGGCTCTTTCTCTGTCGGCAAAACCTGGCGTTTGGCTGAACTGCGTGCTATCCAAGTATTGAGT CCTTTTGTTTTCAATATCACTCTCTCGAGAACTTATAAATGGCGAACCGAAAGCAGAGAAGACCAAGCCAACTTCTTGGACGCTTTGGTTCGTCTCTTTCGAACAATTACCAACGGACAAGTCCCCCTACAGTTAGAAGGTGTTCAGGACTTTGATGTCTCGTCAG CTAGCCTGCCTTCTGTGTCCAGAAATCCCAGAATCGATGATAGGACACCATCACCCTCCAATTCAAGCAGGATTCCTCGCACGCAACCCTCCAGAAATGTTATACAAACCGACTCTGTGGATCTTAGAGTTCCATCCCCAATACAGCAATCTCTGCCCCCGAATGGGAAGGCAATCCCTCGTTCAGCATCGCCAGCATCATCTCTCCGAGAACATCGACCCCCTTCCATTGTTGTTCCACCCCCCACAGCGCCTTTGTCGACTCAGCGGTCCCGAATACCCTCTAATGCAACAACAGTGTCTAGTAATCAACTTCCCTCTAATCAGGACCAAAGCTCATCGCGGTAA
- a CDS encoding Ceramide glucosyltransferase: MTSDTLSFTIAVVGLVWYVSIYSISLLGCISARRRYRSRPISLLDSAEALHKPGVSILRPLKGLDTNLYENLESTFKQDYPDYEIIFSVADENDQALRIVESLKSRYPNVKVSVIIGEEVVGVNPKVNNLVRSFKMAANDIVWVLDSGVMVDSGTLSRSVNILNKSPSGTKRRIGLVHHVPLALIDETQFGSRLEAAFLNTNHAKMYIAINTVAIESCVVGKSNLYRRSDLNRLDGSLTPIQSQTTRNSGKHGLPAFGRFLAEDNMIASALWHELDLRHDLSCDVARNVVGNMSFSDYVWRRVRWIRVRKRMVLAATVAEPFQESIIVGMIGALSVGALYGFSFWIFIVFHFMAWISIDLDVHSSLSGHGLRQNEWISFFLAWIGRELLALPIWIIAMTGDEVIWRGRRYYVLQNGEAKLVE, translated from the exons ATGACTTCAGACACGCTTTCGTTCACCATCGCTGTAGTGGGTCTTGTTTGGTATGTGAGCATATACTCAATCAGCCTACTTGGCTGCATCTCAGC TCGCCGACGTTACCGTTCTAGACCAATTTCACTGTTGGACAGTGCAGAGGCATTGCACAAACCCGGAGTCTCTATACTTCGGCCATTGAAGGGTCTAGACACGAATCTTTACGAAAATCTTGAATCTACATTCAAGCAAGATTACCCCGACTATGAAATTATCTTCTCAGTTGCTGATGAAAACGACCAAGCTCTTCGCATAGTAGAATCCTTGAAGAGCAGATACCCAAATGTCAAAGTCTCTGTGATCATAG GCGAAGAAGTTGTTGGCGTCAATCCAAAAGTCAATAACCTGGTTCGTTCTTTCAAAATGGCGGCCAACGATATTGTTTGGGTTCTCGACTCCGGAGTCATGGTTGATTCCGGTACGTTGTCTAGAAGCGTCAACATCCTCAACAAATCCCCCTCTGGTACAAAACGGAGGATAGGCCTCGTTCACCATGTTCCGTTAGCACTCATCGATGAAACGCAATTCGGCTCGAGATTAGAGGCTGCATTTCTAAATACAAACCACGCAAAGATGTATATTGCCATCAACACAGTGGCCATAGAGTCTTGTGTCGTCGGAAAGTCCAACCTTTACCGACGTTCAGACTTGAACCGCCTCGACGGGTCCTTAACTCCAATTCAATCACAAACCACTCGAAACTCTGGAAAACATGGACTGCCTGCTTTTGGTCGGTTTCTGGCAGAGGACAATATGATTGCCAGTGCTCTTTGGCACGAGCTAGACTTACGTCACGACCTGTCGTGCGACGTGGCGCGAAATGTTGTTGGCAACATGTCTTTTTCGGACTATGTCTGGAGACGCGTTCGATGGATCAGAGTCCGTAAGCGAATGGTTTTGGCGGCAACCGTTGCAGAACCTTTCCAAGAATCAATAATAGTTGGTATGATTGGCGCCCTTAGTGTTGGCGCGTTGTatggcttttctttttggataTTTATCGTTTTTCACTTCATGGCATGGATATCGATTGATTTGGATGTTCATAGTTCCCTGTCGGGCCACGGTCTTCGACAAAACGAATGgatatctttctttttggcgTGGATTGGTAGGGAACTGCTAGCCTTGCCAATATGGATCATCGCAATGACTGGCGACGAAGTTATATGGAGGGGTAGACGATACTATGTTTTACAGAATGGAGAGGCAAAATTGGTAGAATAA
- a CDS encoding 3-ketoacyl-CoA thiolase, peroxisomal has protein sequence MQRVKQLAAHFTGTDSASGLPLLESKRPDDVVITLAIRSPLCKAKKGGFKDTRTDELMLEMFKHVVSRSGVEPGAIGDVCVGTVLTPDAAYYARAAMLAAGIPDTVPVQIVNRFCSSGLMAVTTVANQVRSGQIKIGLAIGVESMSENPDKGGPTFSELISCNAASQDCQERMGWTSENVAAEFNITRDEQDTFAAESFKKAEEAQKRGYFAEEIVPFTVLRKNAGSDTRVPVVVEEDDGIRAGTTKEKLSKIKAAFPQWGNGTTTGGNASQITDGAAAILVMTRAEAEKRGLPILAKHITTAVAGVPPRIMGVGPVYAIPLALENAGLQLCDVDLFEVGNLAHAWLIQGTIT, from the exons ATGCAACGCGTAAAGCAACTTGCTGCACATTTTACAGGCACAGACTCTGCGTCTGGCTTGCCATTACTTGAAAGTAAACGTCCTGACGATGTCGTCATCACTTTGGCCATTCGTTCTCCTCTATGTAAAGCGAAAAAAGGGGGCTTCAAGGATACCCG TACTGACGAGCTCATGCTTGAAATGTTCAAG CATGTCGTGTCTCGTTCGGGTGTGGAGCCAGGTGCTATTGGCGATGTCTGCGTGGGGACCGTCTTGACCCCGGATGCGGCATATTATGCTCGAGCAGCCATGCTTGCTGCTGGAATACCCGACACAGTACCAGTGCAAATCGTAAACCGATTCTGTTCGAGTGGTCTAATGGCTGTAACGACTGTTGCAAATCAAGTTCGTTCCGGTCAGATCAAGATCGGTCTAGCTATAGGCGTTGAAAGCATGTCAGAAAA CCCAGACAAGGGAGGACCTACTTTCAGTGAATTGATATCGTGCAATGCAGCGTCACAAGATTGTCAAGAACGAATGGGCTGGACAAGTGAAAACGTCGCTGCTGAGTTCAATATCACCAGGGATGAACAAGATACATTCGCAGCGGAGTCTTTCAAGAAAGCCGAGGAGGCCCAAAAGCGCGGCTATTTTGCGGAGGAGATCGTCCCATTTACAGTCCTCCGAAAAAATGCTGGCTCTGATACTAGGGTCCCCGTGGTcgttgaagaggatgatggcATACGCGCTGGAACTACCAAAGAGAAACTTTCTAAAATCAAAGCTGCATTCCCACAGTGGGGCAACGGGACGACTACTGGTGGAAATGCTAGTCAAATCACAGACGGTGCTGCTGCTATCCTTGTCATGACCAGAGCAGAGGCGGAGAAGCGAGGTTTGCCTATTCTTGCGAAGCATATCACCACCGCTGTAGCAGGTGTACCACCTCGAATCATGGGTGTTGGACCTGTATACGCTATTCCTCTAGCTCTCGAGAATGCAGGTTTGCAATTATGCGATGTAGACCTTTTCGAAGTAGGCAATCTCGCCCATGCGTGGTTAATACAAGGCACGATAACCTGA
- a CDS encoding Integral inner nuclear membrane protein ima1 has protein sequence MSDEPAMHNERLNSRSFAKRASPSKDRLPTNYGPGPFCHSCQTNQMLLINLLSNYLPDEESTEYQSRLEMLPAYRESLHARYPPVCDACLPQVEEEIHKKEQMARAKALAGWLSKGKDRKRRVSGPEPLQEKKISDELFWWRVRGYLWATTLCISLISTLSIYRYYPFKLFSFLQPILPLVACISILWTAWDPTYATLRKSQTQGRDVRVHGKREYIALQVFVWCIRLCSSILLSVRWFRPDLSILHLEAYSSQIYFTLTFTLELSTVALSYYLLRIQQPPSIRLIDTHAHTYDTSRSATPNPGSRGTTPTNSKFQSSIELDTLQTLSLSSKPVLPPSKPIFGMPSLQGPLSMPQTPARREKTLNEDDMDWTPTHPETVGRITSSEKSNNDWLRPQRFFAPENPTGLEGLLETTRIQEDEPMPFQGTTRIGNDQKPSQGWLYITCSAVVVVSIAYTLKWSGLIHWAF, from the exons ATGTCCGATGAACCTGCTATGCACAATGAGCGTCTCAATTCCAGATCATTTGCGAAACGTG CTTCGCCTAGCAAGGACCGTCTACCAACCAACTATGGGCCTGGTCCATTCTGCCATTCGTGTCAAACGAACCAGATGCTCTTGATAAATCTGCTCTCCAATTATCTACCCGATGAAGAG AGTACAGAATACCAATCTCGTTTGGAAATGCTGCCTGCTTACCGCGAATCCCTTCACGCGCGTTACCCTCCCGTCTGCGATGCGTGTCTACCGcaggtggaagaagaaatacacAAAAAAGAGCAAATGGCACGCGCGAAAGCCCTTGCAGGATGGCtgagcaaaggcaaagatagAAAACGACGGGTTTCCGGACCAGAGCCTCTACAAGAGAAGAAGATTTCCGACGAGCTATTTTGGTGGAGGGTCCGCGGATACCTTTGGGCAACTACGCTATGTATATCACTAATAAGCACACTCT CAATATACCGCTATTATCCATTCAAACTATTCTCGTTCTTGCAGCCCATTCTACCCTTAGTTGCATGTATATCTATTCTCTGGACGGCTTGGGACCCTACATATGCAACCCTCCGCAAGTCACAGACACAAGGACGCGACGTTCGAGTTCATGGGAAGCGAGAATATATT GCGCTTCAAGTATTTGTATGGTGTATACGTCTCTGTTCGTCCATTTTGCTCTCTGTGCGATGGTTCCGGCCAGATCTATCGATACTACATCTAGAAGCATATTCTTCTCAAATTTATTTTACTTTGACTTTCACTCTGGAATTAAGC ACAGTTGCACTCTCGTATTACTTACTACGGATACAACAGCCCCCATCAATACGTCTCATTGATACACATGCCCACACATATGATACGTCGCGGTCAGCCACACCTAACCCAGGTTCTCGCGGAACAACTCCGACCAACTCCAAATTTCAATCGTCAATAGAGCTCGACACCTTGCAGACTTTGTCCCTGTCGTCGAAACCTGTCTTGCCCCCTTCAAAGCCAATCTTTGGGATGCCTTCGTTGCAAGGTCCTTTGAGCATGCCTCAGACGCCTGCACGCCGAGAAAAGACTCTGAATGAGGATGACATGGACTGGACGCCTACACATCCAGAGACCGTTGGGCGGATTACTTCGTCGGAGAAGAGCAACAATGATTGGTTACGTCCACAGCGGTTTTTTGCCCCTGAGAACCCAACGGGTCTCGAGGGCCTATTGGAAACCACACGAATACAAGAAGATGAGCCTATGCCATTTCAAGGAACAACACGCATTGGCAATGACCAAAAACCGAGTCAGGGATGGTTGTATATAACATGTAGTGCAGTCGTAGTGGTTAGTATAGCGTACACCTTGAAATGGTCAGGCCTAATCCATTGGGCTTTCTAA
- a CDS encoding Beta-glucan synthesis-associated protein SKN1 has protein sequence MSIAPAPSTSRGDVVLQPNYFTSSVYVKALRDDISTLIFRFHEVFSLPGCTKPFALFKNVWLNLGWNWLQFKVFDSRSRHTFLDVTLRVFLGVRRSDHYVSLKAMPDSLTNAQTLPLQPYARYVLSCLERDHVFYILPKSDLGAANPRDLPREIFTEDGMSFHDQGPQKRRGRPARREKGKKARAALDQLDKWTAEDDHRTSEFDNVLNEYTATKASILDADLPTGSFEDVGKTVVARLKETQKNAGQDDGGMIPQLEGRLDGHPKGIFGLLASSISAELFPVFNPPAASAQGVQSNIEPHLLDPTAWGSNLSPEFPEPDDYLHNPDPRRDRKLDKSRNVFTYRGVTNLGFLILLCLGLLMLFAGYPLYSHFESKEQSTLGGFNLGGINASGQVPAMAGNWGLIDRDTPASVYTKSSVHDSRIEMQLVFSDEFNVPGRTFYPGEDPYWEAVDLHYWATNNIEWYDPAAITTSDGALEITLSKKETHGVNYQGGMMSTWNKFCFTGGLVETAVTLPGSTNVVGLWPAIWTMGNLGTVANQTRNGLPIAATINGDGQANGALSYLPGQRLSRCTCPGESHPGPMHPDGTFVGRAAPEIDVFEAQVSGEPLIGEVSQSSQWAPFNDRYHFLNNSNTVTINNPDITFLNPYVGGAFQQSTSGVTKTDQNCYEMGTKCFSVYGFEYIPGFDDAYITWISNGIPAWTLKASGMVADTAVEISARPIPQEPLYLIINLGMSKNFGDVDFDHLVFPAKMRVDWIRVYQPKDKINVGCDPKDFPTAAYINEYIEAYTNPNLTTWVDDYKQTVPKNSFLGQC, from the exons ATGTCCATCGCTCCTGCCCCATCCACCAGCCGCGGGGATGTTGTTCTCCAACCAAATTATTTTACTTCCTCTGTCTATGTGAAAGCTCTGCGAGACGATATCTCCACCTTGATATTCCGTTTTCATGAGGTGTTTTCGTTGCCTGGCTGCACAAAGCCTTTTGCACTCTTCAAAAATGTCTGGCTAAACCTTGGATGGAACTGGCTCCAATTCAAGGTCTTCGACAGCAGGTCTCGCCACACATTTCTGGATGTTACCTTGAGAGTATTCTTGG GTGTCCGTCGTTCAGATCACTATGTCTCTCTGAAAGCGATGCCGGATTCATTGACCAACGCTCAGACCCTTCCTCTGCAGCCGTATGCCCGTTATGTGCTCTCCTGTCTGGAGAGAGACCATGTATTCTATATCCTCCCCAAGAGCGATCTTGGCGCGGCAAACCCAAGGGATCTTCCAAGAGAGATCTTTACAGAAGATGGCATGTCATTTCATGACCAAGGACCGCAGAAGAGAAGGGGGCGACCTGCCCGTCGCgaaaaagggaagaaggCTAGAGCTGCCTTGGACCAACTAGACAAATGGACAGCTGAAGACGACCATAGGACCTCCGAGTTTGACAATGTCCTGAATGAATACACAGCAACCAAAGCCAGTATACTAGACGCCGACCTGCCGACAGGAAGTTTCGAGGACGTTGGTAAGACAGTTGTTGCAAGACTGAAGGAAACGCAGAAAAACGCAGGGCAAGATGACGGTGGCATGATACCACAACTTGAGGGACGACTTGACGGGCATCCCAAGGGGATATTCGGCTTG CTCGCATCGTCAATTTCAGCCGAGCTCTTCCCCGTCTTCAACCCACCTGCTGCATCAGCACAGGGAGTCCAGAGCAACATCGAGCCACACCTCCTTG ACCCTACCGCCTGGGGATCCAACCTTTCACCAGAATTTCCTGAGCCTGATGATTATCTCCACAATCCTGACCCTCGGCGAGACCGGAAACTAGACAAAAGCAGAAATGTGTTCACCTATCGAGGCGTCACGAATTTGGGGTTCCTTATTTTGCTCTGCCTCGGACTTCTAATGCTCTT TGCTGGATACCCACTGTACTCTCATTTCGAGAGTAAAGAGCAATCCACATTAGGCGGCTTTAACCTGGGCGGGATTAACGCATCCGGCCAA GTACCAGCTATGGCTGGAAATTGGGGGTTAATCGATAGAGACACACCGGCGTCTGTTTACACCAAATCTTCAGTCCATGATTCCAGGATAGAAATGCAGCTTGTTTTTAGCGATGAATTCAATGTTCCCGGTCGAACATTTTATCCCGGTGAAGATCCATACTGGGAAGCGGTAGATCTACATTACTGGGCA ACAAATAACATTGAATGGTATGACCCTGCTGCTATCACGACGTCCGATGGAGCACTGGAGATCACGCTATCAAAGAAGGAAACACACGGCGTTAACTATCAGGGTGGTATGATGTCGACATGGAACAAATTCTGCTTTACTGGTGGCTTGGTAGAGACTGCAGTAACACTGCCTGGTAGCACTAACGTGGTTGGCTTATGGCCCGCTATTTGGACCATGGGAAATCTAG GCACAGTTGCAAATCAAACACGGAATGGTCTTCCCATTGCGGCCACAATAAACGGCGACGGACAAGCCAATGGCGCTCTCTCTTACCTGCCAGGTCAAAGACTCTCAAGATGCACCTGCCCTGGAGAGTCGCACCCTGGACCGATGCATCCTGATGGTACATTTGTTGGGCGTGCCGCCCCCGAGATTGATGTTTTTGAAGCACAG GTCAGCGGAGAACCGCTTATCGGGGAAGTTTCCCAATCGTCTCAGTGGGCG CCGTTCAATGACCGCTATCACTTTTTAAACAACTCCAATACGGTGACCATTAATAACCCCGACATAACATTTCTCAATCCGTATGTAGGAGGAGCttttcaacaatcaacatctgggGTTACCAAGACGG ATCAAAATTGTTATGAAATGGGAACCAAGTGTTTTTCAGTATATGGATTCGAGTACATACCCG GATTTGATGATGCG TATATCACATGGATTTCAAATGGTATACCTGCATGGACACTCAAAGCCTCTGGAATGGTTGCAGATACCGCCGTTGAGATATCTGCTCGTCCCATACCTCAAGAACCGCTG TATTTAATCATAAATCTTGGGATGTCTAAAAACTTCGGTGACGTAGACTTTGACCATCTCGTTTTTCCTGCAAAAATGCGCGTGGATTGGATTCGTGTATACCAGCCTAAAGACAAGATAAACGTCGGATGCGATCCAAAGGATTTTCCAACAGCTGCATATATCAATGA GTATATTGAAGCATATACAAATCCCAACTTGACGACCTGGGTGGATGATTACAAGCAGACAGTGCCTAAAAACTCTTTTCTGGGGCAGTGTTAA